A genomic segment from Geitlerinema sp. PCC 7407 encodes:
- a CDS encoding DUF1350 family protein, with the protein MAEWKELHGNWVLMPRRPVGIVHFLGGAFVATAPHITYRWLLESLAKQGYGVVATPFVNTFDHQAIAQQVIRNFNRAFYQLQETDFNRQYLPVYGLGHSMGCKLHLLIGSLYPVERAGNAFMAFNNYPAKRSIPFLEQFQQFTPSFSVEFTPSPAETNDLIARDYQIRRNLLIQFTNDDIDQTKTLDIVLQKRFPRMTVLRTLKGNHLTPLGQDIAWQVGESFSPIDAIAQFVKQEVYRDLNPLRDEILRWLNPLAPLRT; encoded by the coding sequence GTGGCTGAGTGGAAAGAACTGCACGGTAACTGGGTGCTGATGCCGCGCCGACCCGTTGGCATTGTGCATTTTTTGGGAGGGGCCTTTGTGGCGACCGCGCCCCACATTACCTATCGGTGGCTCCTCGAAAGTCTGGCCAAGCAAGGCTATGGGGTGGTGGCCACGCCCTTTGTGAATACCTTTGACCATCAGGCGATCGCCCAGCAGGTCATTCGCAACTTCAACCGCGCCTTTTACCAGCTCCAGGAAACGGACTTTAACCGGCAGTATCTCCCGGTTTACGGCCTGGGGCACAGCATGGGCTGCAAGCTGCACTTGCTCATCGGCAGCCTGTATCCGGTGGAGCGCGCGGGCAATGCGTTTATGGCTTTCAATAACTATCCAGCGAAGCGATCGATTCCGTTTTTGGAGCAGTTCCAGCAGTTCACGCCGTCCTTTTCGGTGGAGTTCACGCCGTCTCCGGCCGAGACCAATGACCTGATCGCTCGGGACTACCAGATTCGCCGAAACCTGCTGATCCAGTTCACCAACGACGACATCGACCAGACCAAAACCCTCGACATCGTCCTGCAAAAGCGCTTTCCGCGCATGACCGTCTTGCGGACCCTCAAGGGCAACCACTTGACGCCGCTGGGCCAGGATATCGCGTGGCAGGTGGGCGAGTCGTTTTCGCCCATCGACGCGATCGCCCAGTTCGTCAAGCAAGAGGTGTACCGCGACCTCAATCCGCTCCGGGACGAGATCCTGCGCTGGCTCAATCCCTTGGCGCCCCTCCGCACCTAG